TTAATATATTTTATGTATGGGTTTGCCAATAATTTTTTTTCTACATCATTTAAATTATATTTAAAAATATTTTTGCCAGTTTCAATATCTCCTATTTTAATTATGTCGCTTTTAGTTATTTTACTATTTCCGTCCACATCGATTTGTTTAAGTTCAAAAATACTACTACTTATACATATATAAATAAATAATATAACTAGCAAAATAAAAGCATATATAGCAAATTTACCCCTCTTATTTAACTTGCATTTATTTTTTTTCATAATAACCCACCTTTAGTATTTTATATATTATAAAATACTACATAACAATAGCTTATCCTTTGTTATTTGATTATTTAATATTTTAAAATTACAAAAAAAGAAATCGTAATAGTGCATAAAACTAATTCGATTTCTTTTTTTATACTAAATTTTTTTTATATTTGCGCCTAGACTTTTCAATGTTTTTTCAATATGCTCATAACCTCGTTCTACATGGCTAATATTAGTAACTTCAGTTATTCCTTCTGCAGCTATACCTGCCAATATCAAGGCTGCTCCTCCTCTTAAATCCGAAGCTTCCACTTTAGCCCCAACAAGTTTATTTACACCCTTCACCATGCAAATATTTTCAGTTATTTTTATTATGTTTGCTCCCATTTTAGAAAGTTCTCCGCAATGCATAAATCGATTTTCAAATATTGATTCATGGAAAATACTAGTGCCTTCACTTAAACATAATAAAGTCATAAGCTGAGATTGCATGTCAGTAGGAAATCCAGGATGAGGCGATGTTTTTATTATATCTATAGGTAAAATTTTACTTGGAGCTTTAAGTTCTAATCCAGTTCCTTTATATTCAATATTACATCCCAATTCTTCTAATCTGCTAACTATAGGGTTCATATGGCTACTTATAACTCTATCAACTTGTAAATACCCTCCAGTTATAGCACTAGCAATCATATAAGTCCCTATTGCAATCCTATCAGGAATTATTGTATGTTCTACAGAATGTAATTTATCTACACCCTCAATTTGAATACAACTAGTTCCTGCTCCACTTACTTTTGCTCCCATTAAATTCAAAAAATTTTGCAAATCTTCTATCTCTGGTTCTCTTGCAGCATTATTTATTATTGTTATTCCCTTTGCTTTTACAGCTGCCAACATCGCATTTTCTGTAGCACCTACACTTGGAAATGTTAAGTTTATAGTATTTCCTACCAAATACTCTCTATTACAATATATATATCCTCTGTCTTCAGTTATTTTTACACCTAATTTATCCAAAGCATATAAATGAAGATCTATCGGTCTAGAACCTATAGAACATCCTCCTGGATAACTTATGCTTATATTGTTAAATCTTCCTATCATTGCCCCCATTACTATAATGGATGATCTTAATTTTTTCATATACTCTTCTTTAACACTGTTTACATTAACATTTTTACTATCTATATA
The nucleotide sequence above comes from Paraclostridium bifermentans. Encoded proteins:
- the murA gene encoding UDP-N-acetylglucosamine 1-carboxyvinyltransferase, producing MSKYIISGGNKVEGRLDIRGAKNSVLPIMAASILNESENIIKNIPDISDVHVMIDILKSIGCKVEYNEYTLYIDSKNVNVNSVKEEYMKKLRSSIIVMGAMIGRFNNISISYPGGCSIGSRPIDLHLYALDKLGVKITEDRGYIYCNREYLVGNTINLTFPSVGATENAMLAAVKAKGITIINNAAREPEIEDLQNFLNLMGAKVSGAGTSCIQIEGVDKLHSVEHTIIPDRIAIGTYMIASAITGGYLQVDRVISSHMNPIVSRLEELGCNIEYKGTGLELKAPSKILPIDIIKTSPHPGFPTDMQSQLMTLLCLSEGTSIFHESIFENRFMHCGELSKMGANIIKITENICMVKGVNKLVGAKVEASDLRGGAALILAGIAAEGITEVTNISHVERGYEHIEKTLKSLGANIKKI